The sequence AAATGCGAAAAGCTCTGGAATTTGCCCGCGATGGTGAGACCGAAAGTAGTCTCGGCGATGAGCAACGCGAAGAGGAACTGCTCGCGTTGCGCCTGTCGCTGGTAGTTAAGGTAATCGTCAACGGTCTCGATGAACTTCGGCGCCTTGAGCAGGAAGTGCTCACCAAGCACGGCCTCGGCGACGGCGAACAGGATCAGAGCCGTCTTCTTGTTGAGGCACTCGAACTTGCTGTGCGTGACCTCGCTGCGCTGCTTCGGATTCGCCGCAGCGTTCAGTGCTGAACTTAGTATCCCGGCCACGGCAATGCACCTCCTTGCTGGTGATTGAGCTTAAATGGTTTCTGATTCTGCTCGCAGATTTCGCGTGCCGCCCAGAGGGCCAGCGTGTAGATAGTCACTTGCGGGTTAGCGCCCAAGGCCGTCGGAAAGATCGAAGCGTCCACGACCCAGAGGTTTTTCTTCCCCTTGAACGTGAAGTCGTTGTTGACGCAGCGGCGCTTGTCTTCCTTGTGCATCTGGCACCCGCCCATGACGTGGACTGTGAAGATCGACACGCGCTGAGGCTCGGTGAAGTTGATCTTCCTGATTTCGTCGAAGCTGTCGCCGGGCTTAACCTCCAACGGCGGGTTCCGCATGATGTAAACCGAAGTCGCGCCGGCGGCGAGGTGAATTCTGGTCATCATCACCAGACTCTCCTGCATGGGCTTCACGTTGGCCTTAGGGATTTGGTAGTCCAATTGGGGATCCCGGTTCTCGTCCAATTCGACCGTGCCATACTTCTCCTTGTCGTCGAATCCAGTCGTGTGGTGAGCGTAGGAGATGGCGCCGGTCTGATAGTAATCGCGCATGATGCGATGCAACTCGTCGCCGTGTTGGAGCGTCGCGGAGGCGGAGAGAACAGGGAAGAAAGAGCCCGTTTCAATGAGGTAACCGGTCGGGCCGGGCGCGAACTTTGGCGTCCACATATTGTCGGGCACGCCGTAAGCGGGCAGGGTCTTTTCAGGGTACTTGCCGATGGTGATGGTGACGGGATGGATGTGCGTAAACCTGCCGACGCGTTTGTCGAGATCGAGCTGTGAGCGCAGGAGGATACTGGGCGTACCAATTGCGCCGGCAGCGAGTACCACGCCCTTCGTGGGCTTTACGATCAGCTTGCCATTCGTCGGGCGGGTCTTACCGTCAATGAAGTGGGCCTGCACTTCGCGAATGCGGTCGTCGCTGCCCACGAGCCGGTCGACTTTCGTATCCGTGTAGATCGTCGCGCCCAGCGCGACCGCGTCCGGCAGCCACTTCACGAAGCCGCTCATCTTGCGATCATAAGGACAACCCACCCCGCAGCTCCCACACTCGCGGCACTTGTGCGTGTTGTTAGGCAAATTTTCGTGGGGGATATCGTGGCGATCGCACCCTTTCATGAACTTTCGCGCTGACGTGTTGTACTTATCGTTGCGGACGATGGGCAGGTAGTTCACGACTTCGCGCAAGTACGGCTCGAGGTTCGGGCGCGTGAAAGGCAGACCGCGCTTCTGCCACTCGTCCAGTGTCTCAAGTCGCGGCGGCAGACATGCTGACCAGTTAACGGCTGTGCCGCCGCCGAGGCAGCGTCCCTGCAACACCTTAACGCCGCCGTTCTTCGTCAGCCGTGTGGCACCTTCCTGGTACAGCAGTTTGTACATCTCGGCCTCGCGCTCGTTGAGCATCTTCCGCTCCTGCCCGGGCGCTGG comes from Gemmatimonadaceae bacterium and encodes:
- a CDS encoding GMC family oxidoreductase, producing the protein GGTIPHYSLEKETDPMAGAIVEGRQVTQDRTLTPEFCIIGSGAAGGVCALKLAEAGFDVLVLEEGPNIPKEKGPAPGQERKMLNEREAEMYKLLYQEGATRLTKNGGVKVLQGRCLGGGTAVNWSACLPPRLETLDEWQKRGLPFTRPNLEPYLREVVNYLPIVRNDKYNTSARKFMKGCDRHDIPHENLPNNTHKCRECGSCGVGCPYDRKMSGFVKWLPDAVALGATIYTDTKVDRLVGSDDRIREVQAHFIDGKTRPTNGKLIVKPTKGVVLAAGAIGTPSILLRSQLDLDKRVGRFTHIHPVTITIGKYPEKTLPAYGVPDNMWTPKFAPGPTGYLIETGSFFPVLSASATLQHGDELHRIMRDYYQTGAISYAHHTTGFDDKEKYGTVELDENRDPQLDYQIPKANVKPMQESLVMMTRIHLAAGATSVYIMRNPPLEVKPGDSFDEIRKINFTEPQRVSIFTVHVMGGCQMHKEDKRRCVNNDFTFKGKKNLWVVDASIFPTALGANPQVTIYTLALWAAREICEQNQKPFKLNHQQGGALPWPGY